The following proteins are encoded in a genomic region of Desulfobulbaceae bacterium:
- a CDS encoding nucleotidyltransferase domain-containing protein, with the protein MPVPLEHNRAYHLQRQDNRKKKTEQKRQRILTSFDIVADITQQFGAKQVFIFGSVLQQKKFNERSDLDILVIGMPLSGWLPALLAIEKILTLYDVTVDLKRAEELPDELVGLIAHHGQQVSPKPARVDETSRAKQAMPQRCKPLYRPSTHWNS; encoded by the coding sequence ATGCCCGTACCACTTGAACACAATCGCGCCTACCATCTCCAACGGCAAGACAACCGCAAAAAGAAAACCGAGCAGAAACGCCAGCGAATTCTTACCAGTTTTGACATTGTAGCAGACATCACACAACAGTTTGGAGCGAAACAAGTTTTTATTTTTGGCTCGGTATTACAACAAAAAAAATTTAATGAACGATCCGACTTGGACATCCTAGTGATAGGCATGCCTCTATCCGGATGGCTTCCAGCACTCTTAGCAATTGAAAAAATTCTAACTCTTTATGATGTCACAGTTGATTTGAAGCGTGCCGAAGAGCTTCCTGATGAACTTGTTGGATTGATCGCACACCATGGGCAACAGGTTTCGCCAAAGCCAGCCAGAGTCGATGAGACTTCCAGAGCAAAGCAAGCGATGCCACAACGCTGTAAACCTCTTTATCGTCCTTCAACACACTGGAACTCTTGA